One Mercurialis annua linkage group LG3, ddMerAnnu1.2, whole genome shotgun sequence DNA window includes the following coding sequences:
- the LOC126671478 gene encoding cytochrome P450 89A2-like: MYKMEIWFFIIITFCISAFLKSVFNYFFNSKKHRLPPGPVNIPIISTILWLRRQSILELETFVLSLHKKLGPVITFQLGSRTTIFIADRFLAHQALVQNGAVFADRPQATATNNITSSNQHVISAAFYGPTWRLLRRNLTSEILHPSRVKSYSHARKWVLETLVNCLESESKSGEPVSVMGSFQYAMFSLLVLMCFGDKLDRTQIEEIKRVERSTLVNARRFIKLNFMPKLTKILFRKLWSEFLQLRKEQEEVLIPLIRARKKVKDDRKIKNSDDKHVLCYVDTLFDLELTEENQRKLTENEIISLCNEFLTAGTDTTSTALQWIMANLVKYQEIQDNLYSEIKEVVGDGEKEIKEEDLQKMSYLKSVILEGLRRHPPVHFVLTHAVTEDVVLDKYLVPKNVNVNFMVGDMGLDPKVWEDPMAFKPERFVGRDNDGDVFDITGSREIKMMPFGVGRRMCPGFGLAMLHLEYFVANLVWKFEWKRVDGDDVDLSEKSEFTIVMKNPLKAHISTRKQGITVVMRNVLQAHMSASLNRDFEPFSLVKYFNFTCQPVSIWYMFLQAQKRLNPLKGYVVLLIFFYLFSLFLKFVI, encoded by the exons ATGTACAAAATGGAAATATGGTTCTTCATAATCATCACATTTTGCATCTCTGCCTTTCTCAAATCTGTGTTCAACTATTTCTTCAACTCCAAGAAACACAGACTACCTCCAGGTCCTGTTAACATCCCTATCATCAGCACCATTTTATGGCTCCGACGACAATCCATTTTGGAGCTCGAAACATTCGTCCTCTCTCTCCACAAAAAGCTCGGCCCTGTGATCACCTTCCAACTCGGTTCACGCACTACTATCTTCATAGCCGATCGCTTTCTTGCCCACCAAGCCTTAGTCCAAAACGGAGCAGTTTTCGCGGACAGACCACAAGCTACTGCTACTAATAATATTACCTCCAGCAATCAACATGTTATAAGCGCTGCGTTTTACGGTCCGACTTGGCGTCTCCTTCGCCGGAATCTTACGTCGGAGATTCTTCATCCTTCGAGGGTTAAGTCGTACTCCCATGCTCGTAAATGGGTGCTTGAAACCCTCGTAAACTGCTTGGAATCGGAGTCGAAATCTGGCGAGCCTGTTAGTGTTATGGGTAGTTTTCAATACGCTATGTTCTCTTTGTTAGTTCTTATGTGTTTTGGTGATAAACTTGATCGGACACAAATTGAGGAAATTAAAAGAGTAGAGCGGTCAACGCTTGTTAATGCTCGGAGATTCATCAAACTGAATTTCATGCCAAAGTTGACCAAGATCTTGTTTAGGAAACTGTGGTCGGAATTCTTGCAGCTCCGGAAGGAACAAGAAGAGGTGTTGATTCCTTTGATAAGAGcaagaaaaaaagttaaagacGACCGAAAAATCAAGAATTCCGATGACAAGCATGTGTTATGTTATGTTGATACCTTGTTTGATCTTGAACTCACTGAAGAAAATCAAAGAAAGCTTAcagaaaatgaaattataagTCTATGCAATGAGTTTCTCACCGCCGGTACGGATACAACTTCCACAGCATTGCAATGGATCATGGCTAATTTGGTGAAATACCAAGAAATTCAAGATAATTTATATTCTGAGATTAAAGAAGTTGTTGGAGATGGagaaaaggaaataaaagaaGAGGATTTGCAGAAGATGAGTTATTTAAAAAGTGTGATTTTAGAAGGGCTAAGGAGGCACCCACCAGTACATTTTGTATTGACGCATGCTGTGACTGAAGATGTagttttagataaatatttgGTACCTAAGAAtgtaaatgtcaattttatggtAGGAGATATGGGTTTGGATCCGAAGGTGTGGGAGGATCCGATGGCGTTTAAGCCCGAAAGATTTGTCGGGAGGGATAACGATGGAGATGTGTTTGATATAACCGGAAGTAGAGAGATTAAAATGATGCCGTTTGGTGTAGGAAGGAGAATGTGCCCTGGATTTGGATTAGCAATGCTTCATTTGGAGTATTTTGTGGCTAATTTGGTTTGGAAATTCGAATGGAAACGCGTCGACGGAGATGATGTTGATCTGTCTGAGAAGTCGGAGTTTACAATTGTGATGAAGAATCCATTGAAGGCTCACATTTCTACCAG GAAGCAGGGGATTACTGTGGTGATGAGGAATGTTTTGCAAGCCCATATGTCTGCAAGTTTAAACAGAGATTTTGAACCTTTTAGTCTTgtcaaatatttcaattttacttGTCAACCTGTTTCTATATGGTACATGTTTTTGCAAGCCCAAAAAAGACTTAATCCATTAAAAGGGTATGTTGtacttctaatttttttttatttatttagtttatttttaaagtttgttatttaa
- the LOC126675171 gene encoding cytochrome P450 89A2-like produces METWFLILITLAASLLLKSLLNLFSQLNKQTPTLPPGPPKFPIIGSLVWLRKSFREFESTLSSLHKQLGPIITLYIGSRPSIFIADRSLAHQALIQSGAVFANRPASSATNQISSCNQHNISSSFYGPTWRLLRRNLTSEILHPSRVKSYSHARKWVLQILFNRFETQSKSGHPVGVLGNFQFAMFCLLVLMCFGDQLDEKQIEEIERAERGAIVDIRRFDKLNIMPRFTKIVFRKSWSEFVKLQKQREEVLLPLIRARKKVNEERKIENSDDEFVLSYVDTLFDLQLPDEKRKLTEPELVTLCNEFLNGGTDTTSTSLQWIMANLVKYPEIQEKLYMEIKEIVGDGEKNVKQEDLQKMPYLKAVILEGLRRHPPGHFVLPHAVTEDIVLDKFLIPKTANINFMVAEIGWDPKVWEDPMAFKPERFMGDGEVFDITGSREIKMMPFGVGRRICPAYGLAMLHLEYFVANLVWKFEWKAVDGDEIDLSEKLEFTTVMKNPLQALISPRSHNQ; encoded by the coding sequence ATGGAAACCTGGTTCCTCATACTCATCACTTTAGCTGCCTCTCTTCTCCTCAAATCTCTCCTTAACCTATTCTCTCAACTCAACAAACAGACTCCAACTCTCCCTCCAGGCCCTCCTAAGTTTCCTATTATCGGCAGCCTTGTATGGCTACGGAAATCATTCCGAGAGTTCGAATCAACCCTCAGCTCTCTCCACAAACAGCTCGGACCTATCATCACTCTTTACATAGGCTCCCGCCCCAGCATATTCATCGCAGATCGCTCTCTTGCCCATCAAGCCTTAATCCAGAGCGGAGCAGTTTTTGCTAATCGGCCAGCTTCTTCTGCTACCAATCAAATTTCTAGCTGCAATCAGCATAATATCAGCTCGTCGTTTTACGGTCCTACTTGGCGTCTTCTTCGCAGGAATCTTACTTCTGAAATACTTCATCCTTCGCGGGTTAAGTCTTACTCTCATGCTCGCAAATGGGTGCTTCAAATCCTATTCAACCGCTTCGAAACGCAGTCCAAGTCTGGCCATCCTGTTGGTGTTCTTGGTAATTTTCAGTTTGCCATGTTTTGTTTGCTAGTACTAATGTGTTTTGGAGATCAGCTTGATGAGAAACAAATTGAAGAAATAGAGAGAGCAGAGCGTGGTGCAATTGTGGATATCCGTAGATTCGATAAGCTCAATATTATGCCAAGATTTACTAAGATCGTGTTCAGGAAATCTTGGTCTGAGTTCGTGAAGCTTCAGAAGCAAAGAGAAGAGGTATTGCTTCCATTAATAAGAGCAAGAAAGAAAGTGAATGAAGAGAGAAAAATCGAGAATTCTGATGACGAATTCGTGTTATCTTATGTGGATACTTTGTTTGATCTTCAGCTTCCTGACGAGAAAAGAAAGCTTACAGAACCTGAATTGGTTACTTTGTGCAATGAGTTCCTTAATGGCGGCACGGATACTACTTCCACATCCTTGCAATGGATCATGGCCAATTTGGTTAAGTACCCTGAAATTCAAGAAAAGTTGTACATGGAGATTAAAGAAATTGTTGGTGATGGAGAGAAGAATGTAAAACAAGAGGATTTGCAGAAAATGCCTTATTTGAAAGCTGTGATATTGGAAGGACTAAGAAGACACCCGCCCGGACATTTTGTGTTGCCACATGCTGTGACGGAAGATATTGTTTTGGATAAATTTTTGATACCCAAAACTGCTAATATCAATTTTATGGTGGCGGAAATAGGTTGGGATCCGAAAGTGTGGGAGGATCCGATGGCGTTTAAGCCGGAAAGATTTATGGGTGATGGTGAAGTGTTTGACATAACCGGAAGCAGAGAGATTAAGATGATGCCGTTTGGTGTAGGAAGGAGGATTTGCCCTGCTTATGGATTAGCAATGCTTCATTTGGAGTATTTTGTAGCTAATTTGGTTTGGAAATTTGAGTGGAAAGCTGTGGATGGAGATGAGATTGATCTGTCTGAGAAGCTCGAGTTTACTACTGTGATGAAGAATCCATTACAAGCTCTAATTTCACCCAGGTCTCATAATCAATAG
- the LOC126671516 gene encoding cytochrome P450 89A2-like codes for METWFLIIVTLATSFLLKSIVNLFFQAKDQSQCLPPGPPKFPFVGSLLWLRKSFREFESTLISLHKQLGPIITLYMGSRPSISIADHSLAHQALIQRGAVFASRPPSSATNKISSCNQHHISASFYGPTWRLFRRNLISEILNPSRVKSYSHARKRSLQILFDRLESQSKSGGHPVGVLDNFQFSMFCLIVFMCFGEHLGEKQIEEIVRLERGVMVNIHRLDKLSIMPKLTKILFRKYWSEFLQIQKQREEAIISLIRARKKANEERKIKNSNDEFNFCYVDTLFALQVADEKRNLTEQEMAALCNEFLNAGTDATSTALQWIMANLVKYPEVQEKLCMEIKQVTGDGEKEVKEEDLHKMPYLKGVILEGLRKHPPGHVVLPHAVTEDIVLDNFLIPKNANVNFMVAEMGRDPKVWEDPMAFKPERFTGDGEVFDITGSRGIKMMPFGAGRRICPAYGLAMLHLEYFVANLVWKFEWKAVDGKEIDMSEKLEFTTVMKNPLQALISPRFHNQ; via the coding sequence ATGGAAACCTGGTTCCTCATAATCGTCACTTTAGCTACCTCTTTTCTCTTAAAATCTATCGTTAACCTTTTCTTTCAAGCCAAGGATCAGAGTCAGTGTCTTCCTCCAGGTCCCCCTAAGTTTCCATTCGTCGGAAGCCTTTTATGGCTGCGAAAATCATTCCGAGAGTTCGAATCAACCCTCATCTCCCTCCACAAACAGCTCGGACCTATCATCACTCTTTACATGGGCTCTCGCCCCAGCATATCCATCGCAGATCATTCTCTTGCCCATCAAGCCTTAATCCAGAGAGGAGCAGTTTTTGCTAGCCGGCCTCCGTCTTCTGCTACCAATAAAATTTCTAGCTGCAATCAACATCATATCAGTGCGTCGTTTTACGGCCCCACTTGGCGTCTTTTCCGCCGGAATCTTATTTCTGAAATCCTTAATCCTTCGCGGGTTAAATCGTACTCTCATGCTCGCAAAAGGTCTCTTCAAATCTTATTCGACCGCTTGGAATCACAATCGAAATCTGGTGGTCATCCTGTTGGTGTTCTTGATAATTTCCAGTTCTCTATGTTCTGTTTAATAGTGTTTATGTGCTTTGGAGAGCACCTTGGTGAGAAACAAATTGAGGAAATAGTAAGACTAGAGCGTGGTGTAATGGTGAATATCCATAGATTGGATAAACTCAGTATTATGCCAAAATTGACCAAAATTCTGTTTAGGAAATATTGGTCTGAGTTCTTGCAGATTCAGAAGCAAAGAGAAGAGGCGATAATTTCATTAATAAGAGCAAGAAAGAAAGCAAATGAAGAGAGAAAAATCAAGAATTCAAATGACGAGTTTAATTTTTGCTATGTTGATACTTTGTTTGCTCTACAAGTTGCTGATGAGAAAAGAAATCTTACAGAGCAGGAAATGGCTGCTTTGTGCAATGAGTTTCTTAACGCCGGCACGGATGCTACATCCACAGCCTTGCAATGGATCATGGCCAACCTGGTTAAGTACCCAGAAGTTCAAGAAAAGCTATGCATGGAGATTAAACAAGTTACGGGTGACGGAGAAAAGGAAGTAAAAGAAGAGGATTTGCATAAAATGCCTTATTTGAAGGGTGTGATTTTAGAAGGATTAAGGAAACACCCACCAGGACATGTTGTACTGCCGCATGCTGTGACtgaagatattgttttagataattttttgataCCCAAAAATGCTAATGTCAATTTCATGGTGGCGGAAATGGGACGGGATCCGAAAGTATGGGAGGATCCGATGGCGTTTAAGCCCGAAAGATTTACGGGTGATGGTGAAGTGTTCGATATAACAGGAAGCAGAGGGATTAAAATGATGCCGTTTGGTGCAGGAAGGAGAATTTGCCCTGCTTATGGATTAGCAATGCTTCATTTGGAGTATTTTGTGGCTAATTTGGTTTGGAAATTTGAGTGGAAAGCTGTGGATGGAAAAGAGATTGATATGTCTGAGAAGCTGGAGTTTACAACTGTGATGAAGAATCCGTTACAAGCTCTGATTTCACCCAGGTTtcataatcaataa